One stretch of Caloramator mitchellensis DNA includes these proteins:
- a CDS encoding S66 peptidase family protein yields the protein MKPRRLKQGDTIGIIAPASPAFSFEKVDLTVRKLEDLGYKVVLGESCYKQYGFLSGVDEMRAKDFNVFFEDDKVDAIFCLRGGYGSNRIVDMIDFAKIKLNPKIFLGFSDITYLLNAIYKFSNLVTFHGPMIAAGDFLKDYNFNFLMKVLKGDIKSYKLNLTAIVSGQAEGKIIGGNLSIIASMIGTAYEPKFDDGILILEDVGEEPYKIDRLLYHLKYSNVFKRVKAVILGDFTNCEAREFNKSLSINEVLWGFFSNLNIPVYILENLGHGEKRITIPIGIKAMIKDDRLMFMEEGVTND from the coding sequence ATGAAACCAAGAAGACTTAAACAAGGAGACACAATTGGGATTATTGCTCCTGCAAGTCCTGCTTTTAGTTTTGAGAAGGTTGATTTAACTGTTAGAAAATTAGAAGATTTAGGTTATAAGGTTGTCTTAGGTGAAAGCTGTTATAAACAATATGGATTTTTGTCTGGAGTAGATGAGATGAGGGCGAAGGATTTTAATGTTTTTTTTGAAGATGATAAAGTTGATGCAATTTTTTGTCTTCGCGGAGGATATGGCTCAAATAGAATTGTTGATATGATTGATTTTGCTAAAATAAAGCTAAATCCTAAGATTTTTTTAGGATTTAGCGATATAACCTATCTATTAAACGCTATTTACAAATTTTCAAATCTAGTTACATTCCACGGACCAATGATTGCTGCAGGTGATTTTTTGAAGGACTATAACTTTAATTTTTTAATGAAGGTATTGAAAGGAGATATTAAAAGTTATAAACTTAATTTAACTGCTATTGTTTCTGGACAAGCAGAAGGAAAAATAATTGGAGGCAATCTTTCAATAATAGCTTCAATGATTGGAACAGCCTATGAACCGAAGTTTGACGATGGTATATTGATATTGGAGGATGTCGGTGAAGAACCATATAAAATCGATAGGTTGTTATATCATCTTAAGTATTCAAATGTATTTAAACGAGTTAAAGCTGTAATTCTTGGAGACTTTACAAACTGTGAAGCTAGGGAGTTTAATAAAAGCCTTAGTATAAATGAAGTTTTGTGGGGATTTTTTTCTAATTTAAATATACCAGTGTATATATTAGAAAATTTAGGTCATGGAGAGAAAAGAATTACCATTCCAATTGGTATTAAGGCAATGATAAAAGATGATAGGCTAATGTTTATGGAGGAGGGTGTTACTAATGATTAA
- a CDS encoding tetratricopeptide repeat protein, with amino-acid sequence MDELITNLIKENKIIEAKIHAIKNLFFDKKKFYYYLGLCSIAEKDYESAIKFFNNSIKHGLKHFLLYYNLGTAYLEMNQNHRAKDCFNKSIELNNQYYNNYLNLAYIYLMENDVKSAYRIIKTATSIFEEPKIIQIEKKILKALNI; translated from the coding sequence TTGGATGAACTAATTACTAATTTGATTAAGGAAAATAAGATTATTGAAGCAAAAATACATGCTATAAAGAATCTATTCTTTGATAAAAAAAAGTTTTATTACTATCTTGGCCTCTGTTCTATTGCTGAAAAAGATTATGAGTCAGCCATAAAGTTTTTTAATAATTCAATAAAACATGGATTAAAACATTTTTTGTTGTATTATAATCTTGGAACAGCATATTTAGAAATGAATCAAAATCATAGAGCAAAGGATTGCTTTAATAAATCTATTGAGCTAAACAATCAATATTATAATAACTACTTAAATTTAGCATATATATATTTAATGGAGAATGATGTTAAGAGCGCTTATAGAATAATTAAAACTGCAACGAGTATTTTTGAAGAGCCAAAAATAATTCAGATTGAAAAAAAGATATTAAAGGCGTTGAATATTTAA
- a CDS encoding flagellar hook-basal body complex protein, giving the protein MLKVMWNGRSGLYSSQNRIDVISNNIANIDTNGYKRLDVAFSDIFNESLDRLGTPITNNDKSNLTVGSGVRGEELIRNFSQGLIKETGNKTDVAIVGEGYFKVKDGDGNYFYTRDGAFNIDANGNFVHSSGLFLEIENYNNNLSINDNFIIKSNGDVYNLVDGSEELVGKINVYEIIGQDSLKQKGENLFAADNANIKESTNLKQGYLEKSNVDIAKELTDMLVTQRAFELNSRTVKTADDMWQIANNIRGK; this is encoded by the coding sequence ATGTTAAAGGTGATGTGGAATGGAAGATCAGGACTTTATTCTAGTCAAAATAGAATAGATGTAATTTCAAATAATATTGCCAATATAGATACCAATGGATACAAGAGACTTGATGTTGCTTTTTCAGACATTTTTAATGAGTCGCTTGACAGGTTGGGGACTCCTATAACAAACAATGACAAGAGCAATTTAACTGTAGGTAGTGGAGTAAGAGGTGAGGAGCTTATTAGAAATTTTAGTCAGGGGCTTATTAAGGAAACAGGAAATAAAACTGATGTTGCTATTGTAGGAGAAGGATATTTCAAAGTTAAAGACGGAGATGGCAATTATTTTTATACAAGGGACGGAGCATTTAACATTGACGCAAATGGAAATTTTGTTCATAGCAGCGGTCTTTTTTTAGAAATAGAAAATTATAATAATAATCTAAGTATTAATGATAATTTTATAATTAAATCTAATGGCGATGTTTATAACCTTGTTGATGGTTCAGAAGAATTGGTTGGAAAAATTAATGTCTATGAAATAATCGGTCAGGATAGTTTAAAGCAAAAAGGTGAAAATTTATTTGCTGCTGATAATGCAAATATAAAAGAGTCGACAAATCTTAAACAGGGTTATCTGGAAAAATCAAATGTAGATATTGCTAAGGAGTTAACTGATATGCTTGTAACCCAAAGAGCCTTTGAATTAAATTCTAGAACGGTGAAAACTGCTGATGATATGTGGCAGATTGCAAACAATATTCGAGGAAAATAG
- a CDS encoding flagellar hook-basal body complex protein, which yields MLRGIYTAASGMITKQVQLENLSNNVSNINTAGYKKQKVSLKSFEELVLMNKDKQVGDKSFPRRIGTIELGVGIDGTRTNFSQGDLEKTDRILDFAINGDGFFTVEDENGSKKYTRDGRFKIDSEGNLIATNGYKVIGLDENGYEKTIKVNSENITLNPDGTISGTDNLKFLITTFEDKNQLLRDANDFYNSKADGNPVATDIKQGFVEKSNVDTIEVITEMMSIMRSYESSQKVMQSLDETLSKTVNEVGNVR from the coding sequence ATGCTAAGAGGGATTTACACTGCAGCCTCGGGAATGATAACAAAACAGGTTCAACTTGAAAACTTGAGCAATAATGTTTCAAATATAAATACTGCAGGATACAAAAAGCAGAAGGTATCTCTAAAATCTTTTGAAGAATTAGTTTTGATGAATAAAGATAAACAAGTTGGCGATAAAAGTTTTCCAAGAAGGATTGGAACTATTGAGCTTGGAGTTGGAATAGATGGGACTAGGACAAATTTTTCACAGGGAGATTTGGAAAAAACCGATAGAATATTAGATTTTGCAATCAATGGAGATGGATTCTTTACTGTTGAAGATGAAAATGGAAGCAAAAAATACACAAGGGATGGAAGATTTAAAATCGATAGCGAAGGCAACCTTATTGCTACTAATGGATACAAGGTAATAGGATTAGATGAGAATGGCTATGAAAAAACTATTAAAGTAAACTCGGAAAATATTACGCTTAACCCAGATGGAACTATTTCTGGAACTGATAATCTTAAATTTTTAATAACTACCTTTGAAGATAAAAATCAATTATTAAGGGATGCAAATGATTTTTATAATTCTAAGGCGGATGGGAATCCTGTAGCAACTGATATTAAGCAAGGTTTTGTTGAAAAATCAAATGTTGATACAATTGAAGTCATTACTGAAATGATGAGTATTATGAGAAGTTATGAATCGAGTCAAAAAGTTATGCAATCATTAGACGAAACATTGTCAAAAACTGTTAATGAAGTTGGCAATGTTAGATAG